A single window of bacterium DNA harbors:
- a CDS encoding M20 family metallopeptidase gives MSARLYVGLFVGLCTGSAYADLDAPEEQIRASLQERSAEMQSQLRHWVGLNTGSFNLAGLEQFSRELEQPLVDLGFEVEIRPGPEIDYPGRGKLQTAPIVLARRGSSDPEALHLLLNGHYDTVFEPDSAFTGYRIDERRADRAMGPGVSDMKGGLVVLMHTLRALADSGDLERIRWTVLLVGDEEIGSLASRPIIEEMARSADYGFVFESSRESGAMVRSRRGLGQFFITVEGRASHAGSAHAEGRSAIRELAHEILAIEALTDYDRGVTLNIGTANGGSKRNIVPERATAWVDVRYDAPDLGEQVRERLEEITSQTTVEGTRAEIWGTLHRPPKIETEAVRRLLSAHEQVAEDLGAPTARAIHAGGGTDGSLMAGVGLAVLDSMGSRGGFAHTDREFVILSSLPERAALAALLFRRLLYLDGSER, from the coding sequence TTGAGTGCCCGGCTGTATGTCGGGCTGTTTGTCGGCTTGTGCACGGGAAGCGCCTACGCCGATCTGGATGCTCCGGAAGAGCAGATTCGCGCGTCGCTGCAGGAGCGCAGCGCGGAGATGCAGTCACAGCTTCGGCATTGGGTCGGTCTGAACACGGGCAGCTTCAATCTCGCCGGACTCGAGCAGTTTTCGCGCGAACTGGAGCAACCCCTGGTCGACCTGGGCTTTGAAGTCGAGATCCGGCCGGGTCCGGAGATCGACTATCCCGGACGCGGCAAACTGCAGACCGCGCCGATCGTGCTGGCGCGGCGCGGATCGAGCGATCCCGAAGCGCTCCACCTCCTGCTCAACGGCCACTACGATACGGTCTTCGAACCCGACTCGGCGTTTACCGGCTATCGCATCGACGAGCGGCGCGCAGACCGCGCGATGGGTCCCGGCGTGTCGGACATGAAGGGCGGGCTGGTCGTCCTGATGCACACGTTGCGCGCGCTGGCCGATAGCGGCGATCTGGAGCGCATCCGCTGGACGGTGCTTCTGGTCGGCGACGAGGAAATCGGTTCGCTGGCCTCGCGCCCGATCATCGAAGAAATGGCGCGCAGCGCCGACTACGGATTCGTTTTCGAGAGTTCGCGCGAGAGCGGCGCCATGGTCCGTTCGCGCCGCGGCCTGGGCCAGTTCTTCATCACGGTGGAGGGGCGTGCCTCGCACGCCGGCAGTGCGCACGCCGAAGGTCGCAGCGCAATCCGGGAACTCGCCCACGAGATCCTGGCCATCGAGGCGCTCACCGACTACGACCGTGGCGTCACCTTGAACATCGGTACGGCCAACGGCGGCTCCAAGCGCAATATCGTTCCCGAGCGGGCCACGGCCTGGGTCGACGTGCGCTACGACGCGCCCGATCTCGGCGAGCAGGTGCGCGAGCGCCTCGAGGAAATCACCTCTCAGACGACGGTGGAGGGAACCCGGGCCGAGATCTGGGGGACCCTGCACCGCCCGCCCAAGATCGAAACAGAGGCCGTGCGCCGCCTGCTCAGCGCCCACGAGCAGGTGGCCGAAGACCTCGGCGCGCCCACCGCACGGGCGATCCACGCCGGGGGAGGCACCGACGGCTCGCTGATGGCGGGCGTCGGACTGGCCGTACTCGATTCGATGGGCTCGCGCGGTGGTTTCGCCCACACGGACCGGGAATTCGTGATCCTGAGCAGTCTGCCCGAGCGGGCGGCGCTCGCGGCACTGCTCTTCCGGCGCCTGCTTTACCTGGATGGGAGCGAGCGGTAA
- the dnaX gene encoding DNA polymerase III subunit gamma/tau: MSYEVLARRWRPQTFDEVYGQKHVTTALANAIRLGRMPHALLLCGPRGVGKTTLARILARALNCDQGPTEKPCGECTPCKEIAAGTSLDVQEIDAASNTGVDSVREVRESIRYAAAPGKHRIYVIDEVHMLSTAAFNALLKTLEEPPPGSLFVLATTDPQKIPATVLSRVQRFDLKRIGPAEVLERLTEIVTTDAIQIPESVLRALVREGDGSLRDALTLLDRLSSALGNQIDEADAMAILDLIDRRILADILDPVLQQDPAAALLAVRRAFDKGIEPARLAADLLASLRDLLVARLVDDSQPLIDVAPDELEELRTRARPHEPETLQRLFRVLLSRNQDLNFAPRPEQVLEMAIVRLATLPSAQALGSLIQRLEALENGGSGGSDPAGLDTRGGAPRRGGPGPRRSGASASAKPANPPPSARAVPEPPRASASSGISTTEIAEFKTAKSGAAESGAVKAEIAEPEIEEIPIPQEPPPDTYAEPVPIAPPLPRRDPEFERRLRQESKSHPLVLQMIESLDAELREIRTPRAPISGDPS; encoded by the coding sequence ATGAGTTACGAGGTTCTCGCACGACGCTGGCGGCCGCAGACCTTTGACGAGGTCTACGGTCAGAAGCACGTCACCACGGCCCTGGCCAATGCGATCCGTCTGGGTCGCATGCCCCATGCCCTTTTGCTGTGCGGACCGCGTGGCGTGGGCAAGACGACGCTGGCGCGCATTCTGGCGCGCGCCCTGAACTGCGACCAGGGACCGACCGAAAAACCCTGCGGCGAGTGCACGCCGTGCAAGGAGATCGCCGCCGGTACCTCGCTCGACGTGCAGGAAATCGACGCCGCCAGCAATACCGGTGTCGACAGCGTCCGCGAGGTGCGCGAGTCGATCCGCTACGCCGCCGCGCCCGGCAAGCACCGCATCTACGTGATCGACGAGGTGCATATGCTCTCGACTGCGGCCTTCAACGCCCTGTTGAAGACGCTCGAGGAGCCGCCGCCCGGCAGCCTGTTCGTGCTCGCGACCACCGACCCCCAGAAGATTCCCGCGACCGTGCTCTCGCGCGTGCAGCGCTTCGACCTCAAGCGCATCGGCCCCGCCGAAGTCCTCGAACGCCTGACCGAGATCGTCACGACCGACGCCATCCAGATTCCCGAGTCGGTTCTGCGCGCGCTCGTGCGCGAGGGCGACGGCAGTCTGCGCGACGCGCTCACACTGCTCGACCGTCTGTCGAGTGCGCTCGGCAATCAGATCGACGAGGCGGACGCCATGGCGATTCTCGATCTGATCGATCGACGCATCCTGGCCGACATCCTCGATCCGGTCCTGCAACAGGATCCCGCTGCGGCACTGCTCGCGGTGCGGCGTGCCTTCGACAAGGGGATCGAGCCGGCGCGTCTGGCGGCCGATCTTCTGGCCTCGTTGCGCGACCTGCTGGTGGCGCGTCTCGTCGACGATTCGCAGCCGCTGATCGACGTGGCTCCCGACGAACTGGAAGAACTCCGCACCCGCGCCAGACCTCACGAACCCGAGACGCTCCAGCGTCTGTTCCGCGTACTGCTTTCGCGCAACCAGGATTTGAATTTCGCACCGCGGCCCGAGCAGGTGCTCGAGATGGCGATCGTGCGACTCGCAACCCTGCCGAGTGCCCAGGCCCTGGGCTCGCTCATCCAGAGGCTCGAAGCGCTCGAGAATGGCGGGTCCGGTGGCTCGGATCCCGCGGGTCTGGATACGCGCGGCGGTGCTCCCAGGCGCGGCGGCCCAGGCCCGCGACGCAGCGGGGCTTCCGCATCGGCGAAGCCGGCGAACCCGCCGCCCAGCGCCCGAGCCGTGCCCGAGCCGCCTCGCGCGAGCGCTTCGTCCGGAATCTCAACTACCGAAATCGCAGAGTTCAAAACTGCAAAGTCCGGAGCCGCAGAGTCCGGAGCCGTAAAGGCGGAAATCGCAGAGCCCGAAATCGAAGAGATACCGATTCCGCAGGAACCGCCGCCGGACACGTACGCGGAGCCCGTGCCGATTGCCCCCCCCCTTCCGCGTCGCGATCCCGAGTTCGAAAGACGCCTGCGCCAGGAATCGAAGAGCCATCCTCTCGTATTGCAGATGATTGAGTCACTCGACGCGGAGCTGCGCGAAATCCGCACACCGCGCGCGCCTATAAGTGGAGATCCGTCGTGA
- a CDS encoding YbaB/EbfC family nucleoid-associated protein, with amino-acid sequence MNQVMKQAQEMGGKLKRLQEELKHRSVDVTVGGGMVEATVNGAMELVNLRIDPQAVDPRDVEMLQDLIRAAVNQGMVRAKEMMQQEMQQLTGMPPGMLDGVLPGMGGGE; translated from the coding sequence ATGAATCAGGTCATGAAACAGGCCCAGGAGATGGGCGGAAAGCTCAAGCGCCTGCAGGAAGAGCTCAAGCACCGGAGCGTCGACGTGACCGTCGGCGGCGGAATGGTCGAAGCGACCGTCAACGGTGCAATGGAACTCGTGAACCTGCGCATCGATCCCCAGGCCGTGGATCCGCGCGATGTCGAGATGTTGCAGGACCTGATCCGCGCCGCGGTCAATCAGGGCATGGTGCGCGCGAAAGAGATGATGCAGCAGGAGATGCAACAGTTGACGGGCATGCCTCCCGGTATGCTCGACGGCGTGCTCCCGGGTATGGGTGGCGGCGAGTGA
- the recR gene encoding recombination protein RecR: protein MERLVKAFRRLPGVGEKTATRLAYFLLSAPANVPEELGSAILRLRSEVMLCEECFNLTAKSPCGICSDVSRSSHEICVVEEPADLASIESSGVFRGRFHVLGGTISPMDGIGPEALRIQPLIERVERGDVEEVILATNPNPEGEATALYVAEQLRRFGVQVTRIGYGMPIGGDLEYVDSVTVRKSLENRRQFSS from the coding sequence ATCGAGCGCCTGGTCAAGGCCTTTCGACGTCTTCCGGGTGTCGGCGAGAAGACGGCGACGCGACTCGCGTATTTTCTGCTTTCGGCTCCCGCGAACGTTCCCGAAGAACTCGGCTCCGCCATCTTGCGACTGCGCAGCGAAGTGATGTTATGCGAGGAGTGCTTCAATCTGACTGCGAAGTCCCCTTGTGGCATCTGCAGTGACGTGTCGCGCTCCTCTCACGAGATCTGCGTGGTCGAGGAGCCGGCGGACCTGGCATCGATCGAAAGCTCCGGGGTGTTTCGCGGGCGCTTTCACGTGCTGGGTGGAACGATCTCGCCCATGGACGGCATTGGTCCGGAGGCGCTGCGCATTCAACCCCTGATCGAGCGCGTCGAACGCGGGGACGTCGAAGAGGTCATCCTCGCCACCAATCCCAATCCGGAAGGCGAGGCCACGGCGCTCTACGTGGCCGAGCAACTGCGCCGCTTTGGCGTGCAGGTCACGCGCATCGGCTACGGCATGCCGATCGGCGGCGATCTGGAGTACGTCGATTCGGTCACCGTGAGAAAATCACTCGAGAATCGCCGCCAGTTCAGCAGTTGA
- a CDS encoding roadblock/LC7 domain-containing protein: MLPQLVLYEEDQNRLLEVTDRLVEDANAKAVFLVDKNGQLVGESGELTGIDTVSLASLVAGNVAATCGLAKIIGEPEFPIHFHQGERDNMHMTTVAQRVILVVIFDDRSSLGLVRLRVRRAGQKLSQIFDEVFKRAEAEFADDGPASPLTEISDDDIDNLFSD; the protein is encoded by the coding sequence ATGCTGCCACAATTAGTTCTCTACGAGGAAGACCAGAACCGGCTCCTCGAGGTGACCGACCGTCTGGTCGAGGACGCCAACGCCAAGGCCGTCTTTCTGGTCGACAAGAACGGACAGCTCGTAGGTGAGTCCGGCGAACTCACGGGCATCGATACCGTGTCTCTCGCGTCGCTGGTGGCGGGCAATGTCGCCGCGACGTGCGGGCTGGCGAAGATTATCGGCGAGCCCGAGTTCCCGATCCATTTTCACCAGGGCGAACGCGACAATATGCACATGACCACGGTCGCGCAGCGCGTGATCCTGGTGGTGATTTTTGACGACCGCAGCTCGCTGGGTCTGGTGCGCTTACGCGTCAGACGCGCGGGTCAAAAGCTTTCACAGATCTTTGACGAAGTCTTCAAGAGGGCTGAAGCCGAGTTCGCAGATGACGGCCCAGCATCGCCTCTGACCGAGATCAGTGACGACGACATTGACAATTTGTTCTCGGACTGA
- a CDS encoding GTPase domain-containing protein translates to MAFINYSAREINCKLVYYGPGLCGKTTNLKAIYEKTSPDAKGKMISLATETERTLFFDFLPLALGEIRGFKTRFHLYTVPGQVFYDASRKLILKGADGLVFVADSQEERFEANIESLENMKANLTEQGFDINKIPWVIQYNKRDLPNAVSVEELREVLNPDGKILDFEAAAQSGQGVFETLKALAKLVLQELRKGGR, encoded by the coding sequence ATGGCGTTTATCAATTATTCCGCGCGTGAGATCAACTGCAAGCTGGTGTACTACGGTCCCGGCCTTTGCGGGAAGACCACCAATCTGAAGGCGATCTACGAAAAGACCAGCCCGGACGCCAAGGGCAAGATGATTTCGCTCGCGACGGAAACCGAACGAACCCTGTTCTTCGACTTCCTGCCGCTCGCCCTCGGTGAGATTCGCGGTTTCAAGACGCGCTTCCACCTCTACACCGTTCCCGGACAGGTGTTCTACGACGCCAGTCGCAAGCTCATCCTGAAGGGCGCCGACGGTCTGGTCTTCGTGGCCGATAGCCAGGAAGAGCGTTTCGAAGCCAATATCGAATCACTCGAGAACATGAAGGCCAACCTCACCGAGCAGGGCTTCGACATCAACAAGATTCCCTGGGTGATCCAGTACAACAAACGGGATCTGCCCAACGCCGTCTCGGTCGAAGAACTCCGCGAAGTTCTCAACCCCGACGGCAAGATCCTGGATTTCGAAGCGGCGGCCCAGTCGGGCCAGGGAGTCTTCGAAACCCTGAAAGCACTGGCCAAGCTAGTGCTTCAGGAACTGCGCAAGGGCGGCCGCTAG
- a CDS encoding alpha/beta fold hydrolase codes for MPTTEKRGFPIYYEKHGDGAATPLLMIMGLGGTCQGWNVVTVPELSKERPCVILDNRGAGRSGDPGGDFSTADLAEDALSVLDELGIAKAHVMGGFLGGMVAQELAIAHPDRVDHLILIGTYARPDARRRAILDLWKSMAEFGVPAELRVKNLLCWTVSNTTMEQTDLIDRLRRHFIEETHLDDKVYARQAQACIQHDALERLESIQAPTLVVCGEQDILTPVSQARELADGIPDSHLVPIPEAGHLVVAELAPRVNRLISRFVSGQFS; via the coding sequence ATGCCGACCACCGAAAAACGCGGATTCCCCATCTACTACGAAAAGCACGGCGATGGCGCTGCCACTCCGTTGCTGATGATCATGGGGCTCGGCGGAACCTGTCAGGGCTGGAATGTGGTCACGGTTCCCGAGCTTTCCAAGGAACGCCCCTGTGTGATCTTGGACAATCGCGGTGCGGGTCGATCGGGCGATCCCGGTGGGGATTTTTCGACCGCCGACCTGGCCGAGGACGCGCTCTCGGTGCTCGACGAACTGGGCATCGCCAAGGCCCACGTGATGGGGGGCTTTCTCGGTGGGATGGTCGCCCAGGAACTCGCGATCGCGCATCCGGATCGCGTCGATCATCTGATCCTGATCGGTACGTATGCCCGGCCCGACGCGCGCCGCCGGGCGATCCTCGATCTGTGGAAGAGCATGGCCGAGTTCGGTGTTCCGGCCGAGCTGCGCGTCAAGAACCTGCTGTGCTGGACGGTCTCGAACACCACCATGGAACAGACGGATCTGATCGACCGTCTCCGGCGCCACTTCATCGAGGAAACGCATCTCGACGACAAGGTCTACGCGCGTCAGGCTCAGGCTTGTATTCAGCACGATGCACTGGAGCGCCTGGAGAGTATCCAGGCGCCTACGCTGGTGGTCTGCGGGGAGCAGGACATCCTGACTCCTGTCTCGCAGGCTCGGGAACTCGCCGATGGCATTCCCGACTCCCACCTGGTGCCGATTCCAGAAGCCGGACACCTGGTGGTCGCCGAGCTGGCACCGCGCGTGAACCGGCTGATCAGTCGCTTCGTCTCCGGTCAGTTCTCCTGA
- a CDS encoding ribokinase: MELPRLARPGETIRGQSLEIGPGGKGLNQAVAAARLGGRVHMIGCIGDDVFADVPLGALREAGIDTDHVTALDGERCGVAMIWVDAKSGENMIGTIGGANHRVSPAHVEDAVAIFRASGVLLVQLELPLEAVDRALDLAAQHRVTTVLDPAPARELDDALLRKVDVLTPNESEAQALSGIEVVDIESAARAGAELRERTQGDVIVTLGENGCVWSYATGFEHIPAPRVRAVDTTGAGDAFNGGLALGLARGENLGSALHLALRAGSAATLARGAAAAMPRPEDLNHLPG, translated from the coding sequence ATGGAACTGCCCCGCCTGGCCCGGCCCGGCGAGACGATCCGAGGGCAGAGCCTGGAGATCGGCCCCGGGGGCAAGGGTCTCAACCAGGCCGTGGCGGCGGCCCGCCTGGGTGGACGGGTGCACATGATCGGCTGCATTGGAGACGATGTCTTCGCCGATGTGCCGCTTGGCGCATTGCGCGAGGCCGGAATCGATACCGATCACGTGACGGCACTGGACGGTGAGCGCTGCGGCGTCGCCATGATCTGGGTGGATGCAAAGAGCGGCGAGAACATGATCGGCACGATTGGCGGCGCCAATCACCGGGTTTCGCCCGCGCACGTCGAGGATGCCGTGGCGATCTTCCGCGCTTCAGGCGTGCTTCTGGTGCAGCTCGAACTCCCGCTCGAGGCGGTCGATCGCGCCCTGGACCTGGCCGCGCAACACCGCGTCACGACCGTGCTCGATCCCGCACCAGCGCGCGAACTCGACGACGCCCTGCTGCGCAAGGTCGACGTGCTGACGCCCAATGAAAGCGAAGCCCAGGCCCTGTCGGGCATCGAAGTGGTCGACATCGAATCCGCTGCGCGGGCCGGGGCCGAGTTGCGCGAGCGAACTCAGGGCGATGTGATCGTGACGCTGGGCGAGAACGGTTGCGTGTGGAGCTACGCGACGGGCTTTGAGCACATCCCGGCTCCACGGGTTCGAGCGGTCGACACCACGGGCGCGGGCGATGCCTTCAACGGCGGTCTGGCGCTGGGCCTGGCGCGCGGCGAAAACCTGGGCAGTGCGTTGCATCTCGCGCTGCGTGCGGGTTCGGCCGCCACGCTGGCGCGCGGAGCGGCCGCGGCCATGCCTCGACCCGAAGACCTGAATCACCTGCCGGGCTGA